The following coding sequences are from one Musa acuminata AAA Group cultivar baxijiao chromosome BXJ1-6, Cavendish_Baxijiao_AAA, whole genome shotgun sequence window:
- the LOC135676455 gene encoding uncharacterized protein LOC135676455 isoform X4, producing MEMESKSMSRRELQALSKQHGLPANLTNSRMAENLASLLQKRKSEEMKPKGCLKGSNGSSVEGAGRGGVNKKVSFYMQEDDGERDGSQGDLEARTSPERRRPSRRRSFVVYASKAVSEPVLEANGAFQVKTRSKRLRSTAAAVVWSPVIEEKRSRNRNNGPDLVAKVPHEEENNRREVDCAATTRSPSRVVTITEMKTRSTRPRSTAAAVVRSHVIEEEAQNRNNGPDLAAKVPHQEENNRKKVDKEDDHCAPTTRSLRNRVVTIGGDEAKQGDTKPRRMQTRGNAKRKEEDVVAPVFDVSSEAQVLEKDENFGSKACINSTVGLDDQHEIMVPHIEVPPPRRSKRNLAKSHNLFQESEESGPTSVVSIPNVQKYEKPAGEETKEAAKLRGALYRPRRHTSRIKDEDIGASLPGSLESRDEHPNKVLQKKERKAIRNPDLAAPLPDAILTETAEDHARKEKLSEVEPRWLCTRSSSVLTVLEHETSLAHDVELVRKSKTRRHERNMKTSKGATEITVPSCETRAALQELIVQVDPKRVAQTKDTLRRSMRNVPKLASTEFKTSAPLVESSITDEHNKETKLPKHNAPGLQITGNTLVDVVEKARRSQRLKKGQVLAEAPTEDSTTDCTVGGENEMLEGHRHVEEPGRKSSYNASRRELVMPTDEALKNTRQKKRKRAVVSDKEISIEEVEIAGRLDPVRVQQNAGSNEHKERLCEDCCEKVLESDDAIRGNCSAELAVILTDEMANFDAYHTAVKKIASSKRHKNEIHDECSEHQIKEDKNCPSMEVEPVAFGLIDTHRTTDDTDGSQESAPVSTSESSVAAKYVVSETAGSNHPKVKSANKVQHSPLIDDLTNDKCHADQLIESGNLSRVKTLQGFDNLTLMVKEDREISSYNPVEVSRRLQDAFSYVDPSVKADSEVPGTECGGFADTPSTNSTMDGANYTEERDGQPKGTNVVDSPLPCSHLEEPSPAVVTEASTVSDPRTALMLYDVHAVASHSPVCPSGLKDEVVLPLIVVPDNDFVGLLNQQNIVKNESGSIGATSVALLDTESACQEFNGLIELKGTNTYSNIPKMCETAEEEGKYESSSSHLLTNTSTIGTESIGDKCEEESFDGNTGPSEIAQGADIVVLDEGNQNSSFSATDCSSGKSATKYDSLEQVAGHRELSPHKLMELSSDIMETLLEVTDVSRLSSGDTIADASVQMESAEVSSQGKSCAYDKSTTLLLVGSEFEKQLEVQEDKFQVEFSASSIRSGKNGSAAKAPRCSDGNENNDRTEIVGTTYATGGTLQFKEESESAKLEDTHDARASSDESNDHSPVNPIKSEGTGSMDSLSMYKKSNKGKSFSPSSRKMPNTHIESHINVLAGNKEDHIANGSPPASGNRSEGEASAHQLSNLEVSESEAETWADSANMKSPYSVPHEFKVVDKLEERQRLVLSGGRNSCTGEDEFQALTKANLIEPADDDDVSNRRPPPLSILRESNVMNDSDIIIPSESENSAVIERPILELQTPVLAEGKDDDVQHDGAKNGGLDASCGFSCSGYEHAKSLCMESVALTNKFDGEPIDNIGEPLDLCGKFQASSDIGETTWGTPDGQGSAGRWEITVPFGRTSSSVKYESTELEEKILSLEHHQSSTTSCINEELAPHSDNVEKNNMRDISKVSADDEEHEAKDMEEKMEMEEVEEYLVTLDDKEIDEHAMSSGSIRSRDNLNDEKHNVPLLMDSFESTASCHDVHSCEITRMADQHEADACCVTPCFENDSASNCDNNTRREILASRTLVIAETKLAKPEYNLDSCNSTISVVTQEASAPEIAQEAVDTVGPEVGDVSLTPQHSECAEETIKDDMNCGFKKLDCEDDEFDDTKGCDTDSNGVLETKNDEILRQQLDSKDPKDERSEFSDALQVKLDLECSEEADMDNCETDSGSNLSHTVHKHNEGKENIFASETSDDCLCKLGSLKKDANVNQRIKSEEVWVAPGATLMCLEDLFDMEQKRSFARNDIVQAVANEHISHEENCQHEHDNLVGISGALRKAQKMERVSFMSDYNVTNEYEEQATLCDDPKVNFDATIEYDNTIQLELSYGRSDSKLMDVAKEHEEQAVITAWSDGFRMNIDETIESENAVQPKMSTDCSDLEPMDGMVCPASMQSFEERLYKETGAAVEDEDGSSVECLQTVSEKHPASQPNDEDMEISDTVGCQNDNPEAAEAWVEDLTSKLVSNPEASVSENGNTICQMETTDTLRANDRSQLTVETAGNIVDTRTASKKMEWRSVPGTTGYTLASPNKQEDININNAGEQEQFNSGRKETLVEGETLDDPQRCHVETIRMNGLFQQNSRVKTQQTLGVSADHSNSKCGREPRELSRTTGHDWMEEISRKLVDFRISSARKASKVDGSAKRPKHDDNLNNDIVMGKENTPAVRKEYSHKPHADGSVRRPLQNVNHN from the exons ATGGAGATGGAGTCCAAGAGCATGTCGAGGAGGGagctccaagccctcagcaagcAGCACGGCCTCCCGGCCAATCTCACCAACTCCCGGATGGCCGAAAACCTCGCTTCCCTTCTACAG AAGCGGAAGAGCGAGGAGATGAAGCCGAAAGGCTGCTTGAAGGGCTCCAATGGAAGCAGTGTTGAGGGCGCTGGAAGAGGAGGGGTCAATAAGAAGGTAAGCTTCTATATGCAAGAAGACGATGGTGAACGAGATGGCAGCCAGGGAGACCTGGAAGCGCGAACTTCTCCGGAGAGGAGGCGGCCGAGTAGGAGGAGGTCTTTTGTTGTGTACGCATCAAAAGCAGTCAGTGAGCCAGTTTTGGAAGCAAATGGTGCTTTTCAAGTGAAGACTAGAAGCAAGAGGCTCCGATCCACTGCAGCTGCAGTAGTATGGTCTCCTGTCATCGAGGAGAAGAGATCACGGAACAGAAACAATGGGCCTGATTTGGTTGCAAAGGTTCCTCACGAAGAGGAAAATAACAGAAGGGAGGTGGATTGTGCAGCAACGACTAGATCTCCGAGCAGAGTGGTGACTATTACGGAAATGAAGACTAGAAGCACGAGACCTCGATCCACTGCAGCTGCAGTAGTACGTTCCCATGTCATCGAGGAAGAGGCACAGAACAGAAACAATGGGCCTGATTTGGCTGCAAAGGTTCCTCACCAAGAGGAGAACAATAGAAAGAAGGTCGATAAGGAAGACGATCACTGCGCACCAACTACTAGATCTCTGAGGAACAGAGTGGTGACTATTGGAGGAGATGAAGCAAAGCAGGGAGACACGAAACCCAGAAGGATGCAAACAAGGGGAAATGCTAAAAGGAAAGAAGAGGATGTTGTTGCTCCTGTCTTTGATGTATCTTCGGAAGCACAAGTGTTGGAGAAAgatgaaaattttggcagtaaagCTTGTATCAATTCCACCGTTGGACTTGATGATCAACATGAAATTATGGTTCCACATATTGAAGTGCCTCCACCTAGGCGATCAAAACGTAATCTTGCAAAGTCTCATAACTTATTCCAGGAAAGTGAGGAATCAGGACCTACTTCAGTAGTTTCAATTCCTAATGTTCAGAAATATGAAAAACCAGCAGGGGAGGAGACTAAAGAGGCAGCAAAATTACGAGGTGCTTTGTATCGGCCAAGGCGTCACACTTCAAGGATCAAAGATGAAGATATTGGGGCCTCCTTGCCTGGAAGTTTGGAATCAAGAGATGAACATCCGAATAAGGTGCtacaaaagaaggaaagaaaggctATCAGAAATCCAGATCTTGCAGCCCCTCTTCCTGATGCAATCTTAACTGAAACTGCAGAGGATCATGCCAGAAAAGAAAAGCTCTCCGAAGTAGAACCTCGTTGGCTGTGCACACGGAGTTCATCTGTGCTTACTGTGTTGGAGCATGAAACTTCATTAGCTCATGATGTTGAACTAGTCAGAAAGAGCAAGACCAGGAGGCATGAGAGGAACATGAAGACGAGTAAAGGAGCTACAGAAATTACTGTCCCTAGCTGTGAAACTAGAGCTGCACTTCAAGAACTTATTGTTCAAGTAGATCCAAAAAGGGTGGCACAGACTAAAGATACTTTGAGGCGTTCAATGCGAAATGTTCCAAAGCTTGCTTCGACTGAATTCAAGACTTCAGCTCCTTTAGTCGAGAGTTCAATAACTGATGAACACAACAAGGAAACTAAGCTTCCAAAGCATAATGCTCCGGGACTTCAAATAACTGGGAATACATTAGTTGATGTAGTTGAGAAAGCCAGAAGGTCACAGAGGTTGAAGAAAGGTCAGGTCTTAGCAGAAGCACCAACGGAGGATTCTACCACTGACTGTACAGTCGGAGGTGAAAATGAAATGCTAGAAGGCCACAGACATGTTGAAGAACCAGGAAGAAAATCAAGTTACAATGCCTCCAGAAGAGAATTGGTGATGCCAACAGATGAGGCTTTAAAAAACACAAggcagaagaagaggaaaagagcagTGGTTTCAGATAAAGAAATTTCAATTGAGGAAGTAGAAATTGCTGGCAGATTAGATCCTGTCCGCGTGCAGCAGAATGCTGGTTCCAACGAGCATAAAGAAAGGCTTTGTGAAGATTGCTGTGAGAAAGTTCTTGAGAGTGATGATGCCATACGAGGAAACTGTTCCGCTGAATTAGCTGTGATTTTGACTGATGAGATGGCTAACTTTGATGCATATCACACTGCCGTAAAGAAAATAGCAAGTAGTAAAAGGCATAAAAATGAGATACATGACGAGTGTAGCGAGCACCAAATTAAGGAAGACAAAAATTGCCCTTCCATGGAGGTTGAGCCTGTAGCATTTGGTTTGATTGACACTCATAGAACTACTGATGATACTGATGGTTCCCAAGAGTCTGCACCTGTCTCTACTTCTGAATCGTCAGTTGCTGCTAAATATGTGGTTTCAGAAACAGCAGGCAGCAATCATCCAAAGGTGAAAAGTGCTAATAAGGTTCAACATTCTCCATTAATTGATGATCTAACCAATGATAAATGTCATGCTGACCAATTAATTGAGTCTGGAAATTTATCACGGGTAAAGACTCTGCAAGGCTTTGACAATCTTACACTAATGGTGAAAGAGGATAGAGAAATTTCTTCTTACAATCCGGTTGAAGTTTCTCGCAGATTACAGGATGCTTTTTCATATGTTGACCCTTCTGTGAAGGCAGATTCTGAAGTTCCTGGTACCGAGTGCGGGGGATTTGCAGATACGCCTTCTACGAACAGCACTATGGATGGTGCAAATTACACAGAAGAAAGAGATGGACAGCCCAAAGGAACAAACGTTGTTGATTCACCACTTCCTTGCAGCCATCTTGAAGAACCTTCTCCTGCAGTTGTTACTGAAGCTTCTACTGTCAGTGATCCCAGAACAGCATTAATGTTATACGATGTTCATGCTGTTGCTTCTCATAGTCCTGTCTGTCCTAGTGGACTTAAGG ATGAAGTGGTCCTGCCTTTAATTGTTGTACCCGATAATGATTTTGTGGGCTTATTAAACCAGCAGAACATCGTCAAAAATGAATCAGGGAGTATTGGAGCAACTTCTGTGGCACTGTTAGACACCGAATCTGCATGTCAAGAATTCAATGGATTGATAGAACTCAAGGGAACCAATACATATTCTAATATTCCAAAAATGTGTGAAACTGCTGAAGAAGAAGGTAAATATGAGTCTTCATCTTCTCATTTGTTAACTAATACATCAACAATTGGTACCGAGTCTATTGGAGATAAATGTGAGGAGGAATCTTTTGATGGTAATACAGGTCCATCTGAGATAGCACAGGGTGCTGACATTGTGGTTTTAGATGAGGGAAATCAAAATAGTTCCTTCAGTGCTACTGATTGTAGCTCTGGTAAAAGTGCAACAAAATATGATTCTTTAGAACAAGTAGCTGGGCATAGAGAATTGTCACCACATAAACTTATGGAGCTGAGCAGTGATATCATGGAAACTCTTTTGGAAGTGACTGATGTTAGCAGATTATCTTCAG GTGACACAATTGCAGATGCTTCTGTACAAATGGAAAGTGCGGAAGTTTCTTCACAGGGGAAATCATGTGCCTATGACAAATCCACCACATTGTTGCTAGTTGGATCTGAATTTGAAAAGCAGCTAGAAGTTCAAGAGGATAAATTTCAAGTGGAATTTTCTGCTTCTAGCATCCGATCTGGGAAGAATGGATCAGCTGCTAAGGCCCCTCGATGTTCAGATGGCAATGAAAACAATGACAGAACAGAGATAGTTGGCACAACATATGCCACTGGAGGCACTTTGCAATTTAAAGAAGAATCCGAATCAGCTAAACTAGAAGACACACATGATGCTAGAGCATCTAGTGATGAAAGTAATGATCACTCTCCTGTCAATCCAATTAAAAGTGAAG GTACTGGCAGCATGGATTCATTAAGCATGTATAAGAAATCCAACAAGGGGAAGTCCTTCAGTCCATCCTCCAGGAAAATGCCGAATACACACATAGAGTCTCACATAAATGTTTTAGCCGGCAATAAGGAAGACCACATTGCAAATGGTAGTCCTCCTGCATCAGGAAATCGTTCTGAGG GGGAAGCTAGTGCCCACCAGTTGAGTAATCTTGAAGTTTCTGAAAGTGAAGCAGAAACATGGGCAGATTCAGCAAATATGAAAAGTCCATATTCTGTGCCCCATGAATTTAAGGTTGTAGACAAGCTTGAAGAAAGACAACGCTTGGTTCTTTCAGGTGGGAGGAATTCATGTACTGGTGAAGATGAATTCCAAGCACTTACAAAAGCTAATTTGATTGAACCCgccgatgatgatgatgtttctAATAGAAGGCCACCACCTCTGTCCATCCTAAGGGAGAGTAATGTTATGAATGATAGTGATATAATTATCCCAAGCGAAAGTGAAAATTCAGCTGTAATCGAGAGACCAATTCTGGAATTGCAAACACCAGTATTAGCGGAAGGTAAAGATGATGACGTCCAACATGATGGAGCTAAGAATGGTGGCTTGGATGCATCATGTGGTTTCTCCTGCAGTGGATATGAACATGCCAAATCTTTGTGTATGGAGAGTGTGGCACTCACAAATAAATTTGACGGAGAACCCATTGATAACATAGGTGAGCCACTTGACCTTTGTGGTAAATTTCAAGCTTCTTCAGATATTGGCGAAACAACTTGGGGAACTCCAGATGGTCAAG GTTCCGCAGGAAGATGGGAGATTACCGTACCATTCGGAAGAACTTCATCATCAGTTAAATACG AGTCAACTGAACTCGAAGAAAAGATACTTTCTTTGGAGCATCATCAATCGTCTACAACATCTTGCATAAACGAGGAACTTGCACCTCACAGTGACAATGTTGAGAAGAATAACATGAGGGATATATCCAAAGTCTCTGCAGATGATGAAGAACATGAGGCTAAAGATATGGAGGAGAAAATGGAAATGGAGGAAGTTGAAGAATATTTGGTGACCCTCGATGATAAGGAAATTGATGAGCATGCTATGAGTTCTGGTTCGATTAGGTCACGAGATAACTTGAATGATGAAAAGCATAATGTTCCTCTGCTCATGGACTCGTTCGAATCCACAG CTTCATGTCACGACGTGCACTCTTGTGAAATAACCAGAATGGCAGATCAACATGAAGCAG ATGCTTGCTGTGTTACACCTTGCTTTGAGAACGACTCTGCTAGCAATTGTGACAACAATACAAGAagagaaattttggcttcaagaaCCCTAGTTATTGCCGAAACTAAATTAGCGAAACCAGAGTATAATTTAGATAGTTGTAACTCAACCATATCTGTGGTAACCCAAGAAGCATCCGCTCCTGAGATAGCTCAAGAAGCTGTAGATACTGTGGGACCTGAAGTAGGAGATGTTTCACTAACCCCACAGCATTCGGAATGTGCAGAAGAGACTATAAAGGATGATATGAATTGTGGCTTCAAGAAACTTGATTGTGAGGATGATGAATTTGATGACACAAAAGGATGCGATACTGATAGCAATGGAGTTCTTGAGACAAAGAATGATGAGATTTTGCGGCAACAACTTGACAGCAAAGATCCTAAAGATGAAAGAAGCGAATTCTCAGATGCCTTACAAGTGAAACTAGATCTTGAATGTTCTGAAGAAGCTGACATGGATAATTGTGAAACCGATTCTGGAAGTAACTTAAGCCACACTGTCCATAAGCACAATGaaggaaaggaaaatatatttgcATCAGAAACTTCAGATGATTGCTTAT GTAAGCTTGGCAGTCTTAAGAAGGATGCCAATGTTAATCAGAGGATTAAATCCGAAGAAGTATGGGTTGCACCAGGAGCAACACTGATGTGCTTAGAAGACCTATTTGACATGGAACAGAAACGATCATTTGCCAGGAATGACATTGTTCAAGCAGTGGCCAATGAGCATATATCTCATGAAGAGAATTGCCAACATGAACATGACAATTTAGTGGGCATCTCAGGAGCATTAAGAAAAGCACAAAAGATGGAGAGAGTGTCATTCATGTCGGATTATAATGTTACTAATGAATATGAGGAGCAAGCAACACTTTGTGATGATCCAAAGGTGAAttttgatgcaaccatcgagtatGATAACACAATCCAGCTAGAATTATCATATGGTAGGTCCGATTCAAAACTTATGGATGTTGCGAAAGAGCATGAGGAACAAGCAGTAATTACTGCTTGGAGTGATGGTTTTAGGATGAATATAGATGAAACTATCGAGTCTGAGAATGCAGTTCAACCAAAAATGTCAACTGACTGCTCTGATTTAGAACCTATGGATGGGATGGTGTGTCCAG CATCTATGCAATCTTTTGAGGAAAGGTTATACAAAGAGACCGGTGCAGCTGTTGAAGATGAAG ATGGGAGTTCAGTTGAGTGTCTTCAGACTGTATCAGAAAAACATCCTGCTAGTCAACCAAACGATGAAGATATGGAAATTTCTGATACGGTGGGCTGTCAGAATGACAATCCAGAAGCAGCAGAAGCTTGGGTTGAAGATCTTACAAGTAAATTGGTTAGCAATCCAGAAGCATCGGTCTCAGAGAATGGCAATACGATATGTCAGATGGAAACCACTGACACTTTGCGGGCGAATGATAGATCTCAACTTACAGTTGAAACTGCCGGCAACATAGTGGATACACGCACTGCATCGAAGAAAATGGAGTGGAGAAGTGTTCCGGGCACAACTGGTTATACATTGGCTTCACCAAATAAGCAGGAAGATATTAACATCAACAATGCAGGAGAGCAAGAGCAATTCAACTCTGGCCGCAAAGAGACCTTAGTGGAGGGAGAGACTTTAGATGATCCTCAGCGATGTCATGTCGAAACCATCCGTATGAATGGTTTGTTTCAGCAGAATAGCAGGGTAAAAACTCAGCAGACACTGGGAGTGTCAGCCGATCATTCCAATTCAAAATGTGGAAGAGAGCCCCGAG AATTATCTCGAACCACTGGGCATGACTGGATGGAGGAAATTAGTCGGAAGTTGGTAGATTTCAGGATTTCCAGTGCCAGGAAAGCTAGTAAGGTAGATGGATCAGCAAAGAGGCCAAAGCATGACGATAATCTTAATAATGATATAGTGATGGGTAAGGAGAACACACCTGCAGTCAGGAAGGAGTATTCTCATAAACCTCATGCAGATGGATCAGTAAGGAGGCCTCTACAAAATGTTAATCATAATTGA